One window of the Granulicella arctica genome contains the following:
- a CDS encoding GH92 family glycosyl hydrolase translates to MKTPKLLILIPLLLSSALRMEAQKRPVEYVNTFLGTAPLTDPADIGFKPPWRVWAGLVFPGASVPNAMVQLSPITKFGSGAGYEYENNVIYAFAHTNKGHWNLCNIPMLPVSGDVNPEDFGSPFSHAKESAHPGYYQVYLDRYGINAELTSTLRTGYHRYTYKDNAQPKKLIVNLARSNERIRDWKIEQDGDNAFKGFQVASEKIYFYAVSNYTIKQIEMLKGEKAQLPVLDFASGSGPVEIRIGLSFVSTDNAKENLQKELGNKSFDTVKAEASASWQALLSKIQVSGGTERQKELFYSCLYRSFLWPALRSDVNGEHIDEKGAVVKANFQYYTLPSLWDDYRNKLVLLGMISPEVTVDVIRSLVERGEKTGFIPTFFHGDHAAPFIAGSYLRGLRGYDVRSAYNLLLRNATVEGGTRPYIGEYMEKGFISDPDVANPVVETKGKAGVTKTLEYSYDDYSVALLAKELNDQPNYDMLMKRSQNYKHMFDPSTGLMRGRLDNGEWIKNFNPQYPYYEYMYREANAWESSFFAPHDTDGLIGLYKSKADFEQHLDSLFTIPWNPNYIAENINSFIGQYCQGNQPDHSFPFLYYFVGKPEKSQAILNTIMSRFYGMGEQGLALSGMDDAGEMSSWYVFTAIGLYPYSPADPRYIVSVPLFQKTTFRLNEGKTLTIVKKNAGERITGITVGGKKVNGYFVEDSDLEAGKELVIATQ, encoded by the coding sequence TTGAAGACACCGAAGCTCCTGATCCTGATTCCGCTTCTCCTCTCCAGCGCATTGCGCATGGAAGCACAGAAGCGGCCGGTGGAGTACGTCAACACGTTCCTGGGGACGGCTCCGCTGACCGATCCTGCGGACATCGGGTTCAAGCCGCCATGGCGTGTGTGGGCCGGCCTTGTCTTTCCTGGAGCGTCTGTACCCAACGCGATGGTTCAGCTCAGTCCCATTACCAAGTTCGGCAGCGGCGCCGGTTACGAGTACGAGAACAACGTGATCTATGCCTTTGCGCACACCAACAAGGGGCATTGGAACCTGTGCAACATTCCCATGCTGCCGGTCAGTGGTGACGTCAATCCGGAGGACTTCGGTTCGCCCTTCAGTCACGCGAAAGAATCTGCGCATCCCGGCTACTATCAGGTGTATCTGGACCGTTACGGGATCAACGCCGAGCTCACCTCTACGCTCAGGACCGGGTATCACCGCTACACCTACAAAGACAATGCTCAGCCCAAGAAGCTGATCGTGAATCTTGCCCGCTCCAACGAACGCATCCGGGACTGGAAGATCGAGCAGGATGGAGACAACGCGTTCAAGGGTTTTCAGGTTGCGAGCGAGAAGATCTACTTCTATGCCGTATCGAACTACACGATCAAACAAATCGAAATGCTGAAGGGCGAGAAGGCACAACTGCCCGTCCTTGACTTCGCCAGCGGCAGCGGGCCGGTGGAGATCAGGATCGGCCTTTCGTTCGTGAGTACGGACAACGCAAAAGAAAACCTCCAGAAGGAACTTGGGAATAAGAGCTTCGACACCGTCAAGGCAGAAGCGTCTGCATCCTGGCAGGCGCTCCTGTCGAAGATACAAGTCTCCGGCGGCACGGAACGTCAGAAGGAACTCTTCTACTCTTGTCTGTACCGGTCGTTCCTTTGGCCCGCCCTGCGGAGCGATGTGAATGGCGAGCACATCGACGAGAAGGGCGCCGTGGTGAAGGCGAACTTCCAGTACTACACTCTGCCATCCCTCTGGGACGACTACCGGAACAAGCTAGTCCTGCTGGGCATGATCTCTCCGGAGGTCACTGTCGACGTCATCCGCTCACTGGTGGAACGTGGTGAAAAGACCGGGTTCATTCCAACGTTCTTCCACGGCGATCACGCCGCGCCTTTCATTGCAGGCTCCTATCTGCGTGGGCTGCGAGGCTATGACGTCCGCAGCGCCTATAACCTTTTGCTGCGCAACGCCACCGTGGAGGGCGGCACGCGCCCGTACATCGGCGAGTACATGGAGAAGGGGTTCATCTCCGATCCGGACGTAGCCAATCCCGTAGTCGAGACCAAGGGCAAAGCGGGTGTCACCAAGACGCTGGAATATTCTTACGACGATTATTCCGTGGCCTTGCTCGCGAAGGAGCTGAACGACCAGCCCAACTACGACATGCTGATGAAGCGGTCACAGAACTACAAGCACATGTTTGATCCGTCCACCGGTCTGATGCGGGGGCGCCTGGACAACGGCGAGTGGATCAAGAACTTCAACCCGCAGTACCCTTACTACGAGTACATGTACCGCGAAGCCAACGCGTGGGAATCATCCTTCTTCGCGCCGCATGACACGGACGGTCTGATCGGCCTATATAAAAGCAAGGCCGACTTCGAACAACATCTCGACTCCTTGTTCACCATCCCCTGGAATCCCAATTACATCGCGGAGAACATCAATTCGTTCATCGGGCAATACTGCCAGGGAAACCAGCCCGACCATAGCTTCCCCTTCCTGTACTACTTCGTAGGCAAGCCGGAGAAGTCGCAGGCCATCCTGAACACCATCATGAGCCGCTTCTATGGCATGGGCGAGCAGGGGCTTGCACTGTCTGGCATGGATGATGCCGGAGAGATGTCGTCGTGGTACGTGTTTACCGCAATCGGCTTGTACCCGTACTCTCCCGCCGATCCCAGGTACATTGTTTCCGTGCCCCTGTTTCAGAAAACCACGTTCCGTCTGAACGAAGGAAAGACACTCACGATCGTGAAGAAGAACGCAGGCGAACGGATCACCGGCATCACGGTCGGCGGCAAGAAGGTAAACGGCTACTTCGTCGAAGACAGCGATCTTGAGGCCGGCAAGGAACTCGTCATCGCAACGCAGTAG
- a CDS encoding PQQ-binding-like beta-propeller repeat protein, whose translation MNPAAPRRDALARPFRSLPARLCLLLAAACACSSAQVDVLTQHNDAVRTGANLHETALTPRSVNQAGFGMLFKRALDDQLYTQPLVATGIQGGGGTRDIVYVTTVNNSVYAFDANDPEAALPLWHVNFGAPADVHSADFGCLDINGNMGIIGTPVIDKARGVLYVVALTRARAAAGSGTGYTQRLHALDLATGADVPGSPVVISAPAFDPLMQNQRPGLMLANGMVYVGYASHCDKEPYHGFLMAYDAKTLTQVGVFNTSPTGSEASIWQSGQPPAVDPEGNIFVVTGNGSWDGISNFSESFLKLSPHLKLLDWFTPTNHFELDKGDTDLDSSGATLIPGTHLVLGGGKEGVLYTLDTRNLGHLGDEHALQHFRATASHLHSLVYWTSAKNGNLLYVWGQRDKAKVYKLEGSKIAETPLVRRDIPNEGHPGAMLSLSANGDKDGILWAAIHATGDSWHESRPGVLYAYDADDIRHELWNSLQMPGRDDCGRYAKMAPPTVANGRVYLASFGSENIGTGQFCVYGLLPSAGAAPLAAPAAVSATVAAKRLTLSWTAVPGARVYRVLRKSTLDPAAKTVAMGLTSPAYTEPAPERGEFMSYSVVAVAANGRVSPVSSPATIASPKRKKMED comes from the coding sequence ATGAATCCTGCTGCACCTCGTCGCGATGCTTTGGCGCGGCCTTTCCGTTCGCTGCCCGCACGTCTCTGTCTCCTCCTGGCAGCGGCATGCGCCTGTTCGTCTGCGCAGGTGGATGTGCTCACACAGCACAACGATGCTGTCAGAACGGGCGCGAACCTTCACGAAACGGCACTGACGCCGCGCAGTGTGAATCAGGCCGGCTTCGGCATGCTGTTCAAGCGTGCCCTGGATGACCAGCTGTACACCCAGCCGCTGGTGGCGACCGGCATCCAGGGTGGCGGCGGCACACGCGACATCGTCTACGTGACAACTGTGAACAACAGCGTGTACGCCTTTGACGCAAACGACCCAGAAGCCGCCCTGCCGCTTTGGCACGTGAACTTTGGCGCACCGGCTGACGTTCACAGCGCCGACTTCGGATGTCTGGACATCAACGGCAACATGGGCATCATCGGTACGCCCGTGATCGATAAGGCACGCGGGGTCCTATACGTGGTCGCGCTCACGCGTGCGCGCGCCGCCGCCGGTTCGGGAACAGGGTACACACAGAGGCTGCACGCGCTGGATCTGGCGACCGGCGCGGACGTGCCGGGAAGCCCGGTTGTCATCAGCGCCCCGGCCTTCGATCCGCTTATGCAGAACCAGCGTCCTGGCCTGATGCTGGCCAACGGCATGGTGTACGTGGGCTACGCATCGCATTGCGACAAGGAGCCGTATCACGGCTTCCTGATGGCGTATGACGCGAAGACGCTGACGCAGGTGGGCGTCTTCAACACCTCGCCTACCGGATCAGAGGCCAGCATCTGGCAATCGGGGCAGCCACCGGCCGTCGATCCCGAAGGAAACATCTTTGTCGTGACCGGCAATGGAAGCTGGGACGGCATTTCAAACTTCAGCGAGAGTTTTCTAAAGCTGTCGCCACATCTCAAGTTGCTGGACTGGTTCACACCGACGAATCACTTCGAGCTCGACAAGGGGGACACCGACCTCGACTCGTCCGGGGCGACGCTGATTCCGGGAACCCATCTCGTTCTGGGCGGCGGTAAAGAGGGCGTGCTGTACACGCTGGACACCCGCAACCTGGGTCACCTGGGCGATGAACATGCGTTGCAGCACTTCCGCGCCACCGCCTCACACCTGCATTCACTCGTGTACTGGACCAGCGCGAAGAACGGCAACCTGCTGTACGTCTGGGGCCAGCGGGACAAGGCCAAGGTGTACAAGCTTGAAGGCAGCAAGATTGCAGAAACTCCGCTGGTGAGGAGGGACATCCCCAACGAGGGGCATCCCGGTGCCATGCTGTCGCTGTCGGCGAATGGAGACAAGGACGGCATCCTGTGGGCCGCGATTCATGCCACGGGCGACTCATGGCATGAGTCCAGGCCGGGTGTTCTTTACGCCTATGACGCCGACGACATTCGCCATGAACTGTGGAACTCCCTGCAGATGCCAGGCCGCGACGACTGTGGCCGGTATGCCAAGATGGCTCCGCCGACGGTCGCGAATGGGCGAGTCTACCTGGCCAGCTTCGGCTCGGAGAACATCGGCACCGGCCAGTTCTGCGTCTATGGTCTGCTGCCATCCGCGGGTGCTGCACCGCTTGCTGCGCCTGCGGCGGTTTCGGCCACGGTCGCCGCAAAGCGCCTCACGCTTAGCTGGACGGCAGTGCCGGGCGCGCGTGTCTACCGCGTGCTGAGAAAGAGCACGCTCGATCCCGCGGCAAAGACGGTGGCGATGGGACTCACTAGCCCCGCATACACGGAGCCTGCTCCGGAGCGCGGAGAGTTCATGTCGTATTCGGTCGTAGCGGTGGCCGCCAACGGACGGGTCAGTCCGGTCTCCAGCCCCGCGACCATTGCTTCTCCTAAACGCAAGAAGATGGAGGATTAA
- a CDS encoding serine hydrolase domain-containing protein, producing MMTNRVRSWMGVGALLGSTLLAQAQSLPRSTPEAEGIPSSAILEFVQAADKNVDTFDSFMVLRHGKVIAEGWWKPNSAEAPHILNSVSKSFTSTAVGLAIHDHKLKLDDRVLKFFPADAPPDPSANLHAMTVRDLLTMSGGHEVEPTRDGGPSVKQFLAQPVVFQPGTHFLYNTMGTYVLSSIVTKVTGQTALEYLKPRLFGPLGIESPRWDASPEGNSLGGYGLYLRTEDIAKLGQLYLQKGKWNGKQLVPRRWVEQATSKQIDNAKESHSKIGPDWIEGYGFQFWRCRHNAYRADGAGGQFIVVMPDQEAVVAITADTGNMQGELNAIWDHLLPAFQAAPIAADAADQAELKATIAKLVAHPMKKDH from the coding sequence ATGATGACGAATCGAGTTCGCAGTTGGATGGGTGTTGGCGCGCTGCTGGGAAGCACGCTCCTTGCGCAGGCGCAGAGCCTGCCCCGGAGCACACCGGAGGCTGAGGGCATTCCATCAAGCGCCATCCTGGAGTTTGTGCAGGCTGCGGACAAGAACGTAGATACCTTTGACAGCTTCATGGTCCTGCGGCACGGCAAGGTTATTGCTGAGGGCTGGTGGAAGCCGAACTCCGCCGAAGCTCCTCACATCCTGAATTCCGTCAGCAAAAGCTTCACGTCCACAGCGGTTGGACTCGCCATCCATGATCACAAGCTGAAGCTGGATGATCGGGTGCTGAAGTTCTTCCCAGCAGATGCTCCGCCGGATCCTTCGGCGAACCTGCATGCCATGACGGTGCGTGACCTGCTCACCATGTCCGGCGGCCACGAGGTGGAGCCAACGCGTGACGGCGGACCATCGGTAAAGCAGTTCCTTGCACAGCCTGTCGTGTTTCAACCCGGTACCCACTTCCTGTACAACACCATGGGCACCTACGTGCTCTCCTCCATCGTCACCAAGGTCACGGGACAGACGGCGCTTGAGTATCTCAAGCCGCGTCTCTTCGGTCCGCTGGGCATCGAATCTCCCCGCTGGGATGCCAGCCCGGAGGGTAACTCCCTGGGCGGCTACGGCCTGTATCTTCGCACGGAGGACATCGCCAAGCTGGGGCAGCTCTACCTGCAGAAGGGCAAGTGGAACGGCAAGCAGTTAGTTCCGCGTAGATGGGTCGAGCAAGCCACGTCCAAACAGATCGACAACGCGAAGGAAAGCCACTCGAAGATCGGCCCTGACTGGATAGAAGGGTACGGCTTCCAGTTCTGGCGCTGCCGCCACAATGCCTACCGCGCAGACGGAGCCGGCGGACAATTCATTGTCGTTATGCCAGATCAGGAGGCAGTTGTTGCTATCACTGCGGATACCGGCAACATGCAGGGAGAACTGAACGCCATCTGGGATCACCTTCTGCCCGCTTTTCAGGCCGCGCCAATTGCTGCAGATGCTGCAGATCAAGCGGAGCTGAAGGCTACGATAGCAAAGCTCGTCGCCCATCCAATGAAGAAGGATCACTGA
- a CDS encoding beta-propeller domain-containing protein encodes MLPRLRLLACLLVACAACAAQTQGGARTTSPLPGKGLVEHDFLYAGESHDRRIFLVRQGKVVWTYDDPAGKGEVSDAVMLSNSNVLFAHQFGVTEITPEKKVVWNYDTPAGHEVHTAMPIGKDRVLYIQNGNPAVLRVVNIVTNVTEHEITLQTKHPDSTHGQFRHARLTEQGTLMVAHMDSNKVVEYDFDGKELWSFPAAVPWGVTPLSNGNVLITDREGVREVTRRGDIPWSFRPSDTPAYPFTSLQQAWRLPNGNTVINNWINEWTKTPANEPGSVQAIELTPTKQVVWVLQSWNPSANLGPATTIQFLGTGPAAEDVHFGPIH; translated from the coding sequence ATGCTGCCACGGCTTCGTCTACTCGCGTGCCTCTTGGTCGCATGCGCCGCGTGCGCCGCGCAAACTCAGGGCGGCGCCCGCACGACCTCACCGCTGCCCGGCAAGGGTCTGGTGGAACATGATTTTCTGTACGCCGGCGAATCGCACGACCGCCGCATCTTCCTTGTGCGACAAGGCAAGGTAGTCTGGACGTACGACGACCCTGCAGGCAAGGGCGAAGTCAGTGACGCCGTGATGCTCTCCAACAGCAACGTCCTCTTCGCCCACCAGTTCGGCGTCACCGAGATCACCCCGGAGAAGAAGGTCGTCTGGAACTATGACACTCCGGCAGGTCATGAGGTCCACACCGCCATGCCCATCGGTAAGGACCGCGTCCTCTACATCCAAAATGGCAATCCGGCCGTGTTGCGGGTCGTCAACATCGTCACAAATGTGACCGAGCACGAGATCACATTGCAGACGAAACATCCCGACAGCACGCATGGGCAGTTTCGCCACGCCCGCCTCACGGAACAAGGCACGCTGATGGTGGCGCACATGGATTCGAACAAGGTTGTCGAATACGATTTCGACGGGAAAGAGCTATGGTCGTTCCCGGCAGCCGTGCCATGGGGCGTCACGCCCCTGTCGAATGGCAACGTGCTCATCACGGACCGTGAAGGCGTGCGCGAGGTCACGCGCCGCGGAGACATACCCTGGAGCTTCCGTCCGTCTGACACACCCGCCTACCCGTTCACCAGTTTGCAGCAGGCGTGGCGGCTGCCAAACGGCAACACCGTGATCAACAACTGGATCAACGAATGGACCAAGACGCCGGCAAACGAACCGGGTTCCGTGCAGGCAATTGAACTCACACCCACAAAGCAGGTAGTGTGGGTACTCCAGTCATGGAATCCGTCGGCGAACCTGGGTCCAGCCACAACCATCCAGTTTCTTGGCACCGGCCCGGCAGCGGAGGACGTTCACTTTGGGCCGATCCACTAG
- a CDS encoding glycoside hydrolase family 2 protein, whose protein sequence is MASVAHAAETEVQYLSGLGKDDAVKWQFLCDHGPNANQWSTIGVPSNWELQGFGIYTYGRVAPAGGWTKVHGVYKRTFTAPATWRDKAVILNFEGVMTDTRVTVNGQSAGPLHQGGYYAFHYDITRLLKPAGQPNEIQVDVDDESSDASVDSAERRGDFWNYAGIFRPVYLEAVPKTFIEHLAVNATAAGVLEVDARLADRRLAESSGATASVEAQVFDLSGKPVGEPVTLSNAAFGSVAHLAGKISNPRLWTAETPSLYRLDVQLKINGTVVHTVHQKFGFRTIEVRPGQGLFVNGNRIFLKGVDRHSFWPDSGRTLSEKISRDDVNLIKEMNGNAVRSSHYSPDRHFLDACDELGLYVLDELTGWQAKYDTGVGRKLVKELVEHDVNHPSILFWDNGNEGGFNFDLDADYAKYDPQARLVLHPWSEFPVGIADTKHYPTYEGLQQKLAADPVLFPTEMLHGLYDGGAGAGLQDYWDAILRSKAGAGGFMWALLDEDVKRVDKGGILDSQGNYAPDGIVGPYREHEASFNTIKQLWSPIIVTPPAGGSHAYTVTNRYSFLDAGGCTYEWQAIAFRRPSDAQSGSMVLTSRIDHGRSLAPGASQAWDGWGLPASASGRGKARADATRLIIRDATGQVIQTYVWPVETAGSAPDATARSGGGAKPAVTETPEVFTAKASDMSIQIDKSSGLLVSASRQGHTYSLKNGPRVVAMDPRPVPVRGQTAPPPQPAIAAPSKLVSLTHAMEGEDLVISAAFDGPMKTLRYRLKPNGWLSLDYVYAMTGPHEYFGIGFDYPEADVKSMRFFGQGPDPVYQNRLAGGTLDVWQRSYNNTMVGDPDDLKPGEHFDYPVFKGFYSGVRWVQFKTTEGEMTAAVEQQPDSPVYLQVFAPKTASAKLVGQVAVPFPSTGLSFLNAIPAIGNKFGGPQTMGPMGQSAIATGEYKGHISLYFGTLPKR, encoded by the coding sequence GTGGCTTCAGTAGCACACGCCGCCGAAACTGAAGTTCAGTACCTGTCCGGCCTCGGCAAGGACGATGCGGTGAAGTGGCAGTTTCTCTGCGACCACGGCCCGAACGCAAACCAGTGGTCCACCATCGGCGTGCCTTCCAATTGGGAACTGCAGGGCTTCGGCATCTACACCTACGGCCGGGTCGCGCCGGCAGGCGGCTGGACCAAGGTCCACGGCGTCTACAAGCGCACCTTTACGGCACCCGCCACTTGGCGGGACAAGGCCGTCATCCTGAACTTTGAAGGCGTTATGACCGATACGCGTGTCACGGTGAATGGTCAATCCGCAGGTCCGCTGCACCAGGGCGGCTACTACGCCTTCCACTACGACATCACCCGTCTGCTGAAGCCCGCAGGCCAGCCGAACGAGATTCAGGTCGACGTGGATGACGAATCCTCAGACGCCTCTGTCGATAGCGCCGAGCGTCGTGGCGACTTCTGGAACTACGCCGGCATTTTTCGTCCGGTGTACCTGGAGGCTGTGCCGAAGACGTTCATTGAGCACCTGGCCGTTAACGCCACCGCGGCAGGCGTCCTTGAAGTCGATGCCAGGCTGGCCGACCGGCGCTTGGCGGAATCGTCCGGCGCAACGGCCAGTGTAGAAGCACAGGTGTTCGACCTGAGCGGCAAGCCCGTCGGAGAGCCGGTCACCCTTTCGAATGCAGCCTTCGGCAGCGTGGCACATCTTGCCGGAAAGATCTCCAATCCGCGACTGTGGACCGCTGAAACGCCGAGTCTATATCGACTCGACGTGCAGTTGAAGATAAACGGGACCGTCGTGCACACGGTTCACCAGAAATTCGGTTTCCGCACGATCGAGGTTCGCCCCGGTCAAGGCCTGTTCGTCAATGGCAACCGCATCTTTCTGAAAGGCGTCGACCGGCATTCCTTCTGGCCCGATTCCGGCCGCACTCTGTCTGAGAAAATTTCCAGGGACGACGTCAACCTGATCAAAGAGATGAATGGCAACGCGGTCCGTTCCAGCCACTATTCCCCGGACCGTCACTTTCTGGACGCCTGCGATGAACTTGGCCTCTATGTGCTGGACGAACTTACAGGCTGGCAGGCGAAGTACGACACCGGCGTCGGCAGGAAGCTGGTGAAGGAACTGGTCGAGCATGACGTGAACCATCCCTCGATCCTGTTCTGGGACAACGGCAACGAAGGTGGTTTCAACTTCGATCTTGACGCCGACTACGCGAAGTACGATCCACAGGCGCGATTAGTCCTGCATCCCTGGTCTGAGTTTCCCGTTGGCATCGCGGATACCAAGCACTATCCCACCTACGAAGGACTGCAGCAGAAACTCGCCGCCGATCCTGTCCTGTTTCCCACAGAGATGCTGCACGGCCTCTACGATGGCGGTGCGGGCGCAGGCTTGCAGGATTACTGGGATGCCATCCTGAGAAGCAAGGCAGGTGCTGGCGGATTCATGTGGGCACTACTGGACGAAGATGTGAAGCGCGTTGACAAAGGCGGCATCCTCGACTCTCAAGGCAACTATGCGCCTGACGGTATCGTCGGCCCGTACCGCGAGCATGAGGCCAGCTTCAATACCATTAAGCAGCTCTGGTCACCCATCATCGTCACGCCCCCCGCCGGCGGGTCGCATGCCTACACTGTGACCAACCGCTACAGCTTCCTGGACGCGGGCGGATGCACGTACGAGTGGCAGGCCATCGCGTTCCGCCGTCCCAGTGACGCACAGTCCGGGTCCATGGTGCTGACCTCTCGCATCGATCATGGCCGCTCGCTGGCGCCCGGCGCCTCGCAAGCGTGGGATGGATGGGGACTCCCGGCATCCGCATCCGGACGCGGCAAAGCCAGGGCAGACGCCACCCGGCTCATCATCCGCGACGCGACCGGACAGGTGATCCAGACCTATGTCTGGCCCGTCGAGACCGCCGGAAGTGCGCCGGACGCCACGGCGAGGTCCGGCGGCGGAGCAAAGCCTGCAGTAACAGAGACGCCGGAGGTGTTCACCGCGAAGGCCAGCGATATGTCCATCCAGATTGACAAGAGCAGCGGGCTGCTAGTGTCTGCCTCGCGGCAGGGACATACGTACTCGCTGAAGAACGGCCCGCGCGTTGTTGCCATGGACCCGCGGCCGGTTCCGGTGCGCGGACAAACCGCGCCACCGCCGCAGCCGGCCATTGCAGCACCCTCGAAGTTGGTCTCTCTCACGCATGCCATGGAGGGCGAGGATCTGGTCATTTCGGCGGCGTTCGACGGCCCCATGAAGACGCTGCGGTATCGTCTGAAGCCCAACGGTTGGCTCTCGCTTGACTACGTGTATGCCATGACGGGCCCACACGAGTACTTCGGCATCGGCTTCGACTATCCTGAGGCCGATGTGAAGAGCATGCGCTTCTTCGGACAGGGGCCGGATCCCGTCTACCAGAATCGCCTGGCGGGTGGAACTCTCGATGTCTGGCAAAGGTCCTACAACAACACCATGGTGGGCGACCCGGATGACCTGAAGCCGGGAGAACACTTTGACTACCCGGTGTTCAAGGGCTTCTATTCCGGCGTGCGTTGGGTGCAGTTCAAAACCACTGAGGGCGAGATGACCGCCGCGGTGGAACAGCAGCCTGACTCGCCGGTGTACCTGCAGGTCTTCGCGCCCAAAACGGCATCGGCGAAATTGGTCGGGCAGGTCGCCGTGCCGTTTCCCTCCACTGGGCTCTCGTTCCTGAATGCCATCCCCGCCATCGGCAACAAGTTTGGCGGACCGCAAACCATGGGACCCATGGGGCAGTCCGCCATCGCAACGGGTGAATACAAGGGCCATATCAGCCTGTACTTCGGAACGTTGCCGAAACGGTAG